DNA from Arthrobacter sp. PvP023:
CGCCAACGCCACAGAAGCAGGGTTCACACGGAACGTGGAGTTCCTGCTGGAAATGCGCGGAGCCAAAAAGCGCCTCGGGGTTCAGCGGATCAGGGAAAGCCTGAAGGACGTTCCCTTCGCGGTCTATGACGGCACCGGCGGCCAAGACCGAACCAAAGAGGACGAGGCTGCCTTCCGGCTGGAGAACGCCCTGCGGGGCGCTGCCGCACAGCGGTTCCTCCTCGACGCCGTCCCCGAAGACGCAGCCAAGAACACGTTCACGGTGACCGTCTCACACGACTGGTCACCGAAGCCCGAGTTCACCGCGAAGCTGCGGCTCCTCTCACTCCCCCAGCCGAGCTCCGTCGTCGAGCCTTCCGGAGGACAGCACGAACATTCCTTCCATGCCATACCGCTCGCAGACGTGACCCCGTACCTGGTGCTGACGCTGGAGGACGCGGAAGCCGGGATGTCCAAGAGCACTGTGATCCAGGGCAGCCTGCGCACCGACCCTGCGGGGCGGCTGGACGAGATCATCGCCCGCCAGCTGGATGACCCGCAGAAGCTCCGCCAGTTCCTCCTGTTGTTCCTCACCCCTGAAGATGCGCTGCTGGGGTCGGGAACCGGCACCGGCTGGTTCACCGGGTCCGGATTCGGGGACGGATCCACCGCCGGGCTCTTTGAGGCGATGGTGGGCGCCATGGCCGGTCCGGACGCCAACTCAGTGTTCCCGGACCTGAAGGTCGTGATGGACCGGCTGCTCGCCCTTCAAAGCGATAATCCGGAGATTCAGCAGCTGCACGCACTATGGACGGCAGCCACGGAGGCACTAGACATGGGGGAACTTCATGGGGTTTGACGCAACGCCCGCGCTTGATGGGCTCCGGGGCTTTCAGCGCCGGACCGTGGAACATGTTTTCAAGCGCCTGTATCTGGATGACCAGCCGGCGGATCGCTTCCTCGTCGCCGACGAGACTGGTCTGGGCAAGAGCATGGTGGCCCGCGGCGTCATTGCCAAAGCGATTGAGCGGCTGGACCGCTCCGATTCAGGAGTGGACCGGATCGACGTCGTCTACGTCTGCTCCAATGCCGACCTGGCCAAGCAGAACCTCGGCCGGCTGAACGTCACCGGGCAGAAGGACATCATTGAGTCCGGGCGGCTGACATTGTTGCCCACCGAGCTGGACAAGCTCAATGCTCCCGCCGCCCCCGGAACCCGGAAGCGCGTCAACTTCATCTCGCTGACTCCGGGCACCTCGTTCAACGTCAGCAAAGCTCCAGGCCAGGCCAGAGAGCGCGGAGTGCTCTTCCGGATCCTTGAACAGCTCGGAGCGATTAGTCCGGAACGAAGGGATGACGCCGTCGAGCTGCTGAGGTCGGGCGCCGGCGTCCCCGGCTTCAGTTGGGAAGTCAAACGACTCACTGAACTACACCCCGAAGGGTTCGTCACGTCCGTGTGCGACAAATTCAGCGAGCTCGCCACGAAAAGCGGACATCTTGCAGCCTTCGAAGCTGCCATGTACGACGTCTTGACCGACGGAACTGACGATGTCCGGCTGCGCATGAGCGCTATCATCGGCGGGCTGCGGGGAGACCTCGCCCAGGCCGGACTGGATTGCCTGGAACCTGACCTGATCATCCTGGACGAGTTCCAGCGCTTCCGCGATCTGCTCTACTCCCCCGGCACCGCACCCGACGACGAGGATCCCGCGGCGGAGCTCGCCCGGCAGTTCCTGAACTACAAGGGAGCCAAGCTCATCCTGCTCTCGGCCACGCCGTACAAGGCGCACACGGGAGCGAACGAGGCCGACGGCGACGACCACGCCGCAGACTTCCGGCAGCTGCTGCGTTTCCTCAGCAGCGAGCGGGCGGGGTATATGGAAAGTCTCGAAACCGATCTGGATGACCGGCGGACACAGCTTCTGAAGCAGGTTCCTGACGAAGCGCTGACACATCGCACCGAGGACGGTCTGAAGATGTTTATGAGCCGGACCGAGCGGCCGCAGCTCGGCAAGGACGACATGCTATCCGTGATCGAGATGGCGCCCACGGATGTTCGGGCCGGGGACCTCACCAGTTACAGATCGCTGTCCGCCCTGTTCAGCGCCACGCGCGCCGGCAGTCCGATGGAGTATTGGAAGTCCGTGCCGATGTTCGCGCATTTCCTCACCGACTACAAAGTCGGCAGGATGTTGGACGGCCGGATCCACTGCGACCGAGAGGCTGTTGACCCCGTACTGCCGGCCTTGGCCACGATCGACGCCGATGCGTACCGACGCTACGGCGCCGTGGAGACCGACAATGCCAAGTTCCGGGCGGTGCGCGACCACACTGTGGGCCAGGATTGGTGGAAGCTGCTGTGGATGCCGCCTTCGCTCCCCTACGTTGAGCCTTCCGGCGCGTTCGCCGAAGTGGGGCCGGATGTCACCAAGCAGCTGGTCTTCTCAGCGTGGAACGCAGCCCCGACGGCTATCACCACCTTGCTCTCCTACGAGGCCGAGCGGCAGATCCTGGAAGGCTCGGCGCTCCACGGTGAGAACTCGGCGGAGGCCCGCAAGCGCTTCCGCGGCCGCTTGCGTTTCCGTGTTCGTGTCGGCGAGCCGCAGGCCATGTCTACTTTGGCGCTCTTCATCCCGCACGCCGCCCTGGCCCTCGCGGGGGATCCTTTGCTGAGCGCGTCAATGAGTGGTTTTGTGGTGCCCGCCGACGTAGTGCGGGATGCCGCGGCCGCGGCGGGCAGCACCTTGGTGGGCGGTATCGCCGTCGACCCTGCAAGCCGTCTGGGCGCATGGGCTTCCTATTTCTCAGTCCCTGGCGCCCTGCCGGCAGAGTGGAGGAGCGATGCCAAGCTGGCGACGCGGGAGCTGAGGCAGCTGGACGAGTACACGCAGCAGCAAGGCAAAACACCCGACAGCGGGGAGACCGACCAGGAAGGCGGCTCCGAGGCCGGGCTCTACCTTGCCCACATTGAGCGCATGTTGGAGGTGGCCGGCGGCGTGCCTGCGGGCTGGGAGGACGGGATAGAAGACCTGGCCGTCAATTCTCCGGCCAACTGCCTCTACCGCGCCTTGCGGCGTGTGGTTCCGGATGAGTTCGACCCTGCTGAGCTGTGGAAGGCCGCAGTGTTCGCGGCAACCGGTCTGCGAACACTCTTCAACCGGCTCGACGCCACGGAGCTCCTGGACAAGCTATACCCCGAGGGCGATTACTGGCAGAAGGTCCTACGCTACTGCGAAGCCGGGAACCTGCAGGCTGTCCTGGACGAGTACGTATTCCAGCTCCGAAGCCAGCAGGCACCTGGGGAGATCACAAACGAGCAGCTGTGGGCCCTGGCAGATGACATCCGCCGCTCGCTGTCCCTGAAGCCTGCGCAGATGCTCGCCAAGTATCCGGACGGATCCCATGAAGATCTCCGAATGGGCGTCCGCTTCGCCGTCCGGTACAGCAATGCCAAGACGGACGACGGCGACAGCAACCGCATGCCCGATGTCCGGCGCGCCTTCAACAGTCCGTTCTGGCCGTTCGTTCTGGCGTCGACTTCCGTGGGGCAGGAAGGCATCGACTTTCACTGGTGGGCGCACTCCGTCATCCACTGGAACGTGCCGGGCAACCCGGTTGATTTTGAACAGCGGGAGGGGCGGGTGCACCGGTATCTGGGGCATGCAGTGCGGAAGAACGTCGCAGATGCCCACGGTGCTGCCGTGCTGAAACCTGGGGTGATGGATCCATGGGAGACGCTGTTCTCGGTTGCCACCTCTGAGATCGCTGCACGGCCAGAGGATTCCAGCACAGAGTTCGCCCCGCACTGGATTCACCCGGGAGAGCACAAGATCGAGCGACGACTACTGGACCATCCGCTGAGCCGTGATGTGCCGAGGACAAATTACATGCTTGCCGGGTTAGCGAAGTATCGGCTGACGCTGGGGCAGGCCCGGCAGGACGATCTGTTGGGGCTGATCAAAGATGGGGCGGAGATCAAGCCGCTGAATTTGCGGCCATAAGACTTGAACGGGATGGATCTTTTGCGCTGTTTACAGATTCAAAATACGGGAAAGTTGGAGGAGTAGTGTGGCACAAAACGTCTACCCTCAGCTGTAATGTGGCCAAATTCCTGCCCTGATAATGCAGCAGCGGGTAACATGCAACCTGCGGCCCTCAAGCAGCCTCTAACCGAAGGTGCACCTTTTGCGAAGAGGACAAGAGGAGCCCACACCTCGATAGATTTATCCTCCTGCGCGGTGCCCGAATTACGATTTTGGAGGCCAGTCCATGCTCATTAGTTCGTTGTCGCTTCCTCGGGACCTGTATCTCCTAGAAGGCGAAATAACGTGCGTCCGCAGGTCGGAGGTCCACCTCCTGACAGCGAGACGAAACGCGTGGAACAGCACAACGATCAATCAGTACAAGACCAGCTCCGCTATCTTCACCAATGCGACTTCGGCACGCAAAGCGGCTGAGCGGCAAAGGAAACCCGGCACATATTTCGAGATTGCTGAAATTCCATCGCTCGTATTCGACCTGGCACAGCGCAGCCTGGTCGTCTGCCAGCTCAATGCTTCTCCGCTGTTCAGGTCCTGGAACATACCCAAGGTTATGATCGCCCGTGACTACTCGATGACGGGAATCGAGGTCTTCAACATGTTTGCTGGGGGCAGCTACCGGGAATCAGTTTCAGGTTGGCGATACACCGAAGGAGAGCCGGACGTTATCCTCGGAACAGCGGAGGGAAATCCGCTGGCCAGTTCACAGGGCCGGGGGCAGCTTCAGCTAGAACGCTCCTCCGTGGAGTCCGGCGGTTGGATGTCGTTTAGCGTCGTGCGAAAGACGCGCGCCAATCCAACGCATATAGAACGCGTCATTGGCGAACTCGGTCACCTGACTCAGCAACAACTTCGTGTCAACGAAGTCGCAGCCAGATTTCACGTAACGAGCGCGCATGTCCTGGACATGTTGCGGGTGGTCGGATCGCCGGCAAAGAGTAACCGCAGCTGGGTAGACGTTGCCGCTATCGACCAGATTCGGCCGCTCGCTAGGAAACTACTGCGGGAGCGCGTACAACAGCCATAGTCGGCTGCCTGACTTGAAGCCAAGCTCCGGCAGGCACGTTATGCCTCCCTGAAGCGCGCATAGGCAGCTTCCAGAAGCGATCTACTGGGACGCTCGGCCCGCTTCGGTGGAACACTCATGAGCGGCTGCCCGTGCCGCTCTTGGAGACCATACTTCAGCATCGGACCGTCAACCTCGGCCAGAATGTCGGTCCGTATTTCGACTATTAGGTCGGGCCGGACTCCTAAGATTTTCGAATCAAACGCCGCATGGTGAATTTTGCACATTGCCATGCCATTGACGACGGTCGGAACACCGCCGTCGTGCGAGTCCGGGATGATGTGAGCGGCATCCAGCAGCACCTTGTGCCGGAGGTTACAGATGGCGCAGCGCGTTCCATATGCGTTGATAACCGTTGATCGAAATAGACGCTGGTGAAGTCGAGTGCGGGCAATCCGAGTCCCATAGCGTCTTATGGCGTCGACCTCCAGCGGAGAGTCCAGGTCCGCGTCACCCCCTAAAAATGCCCGCTGTGGGTCAATGTCCACGACAAACTGCTGCTTGTCCACCTCCTCGTCCATCAAGAAGACCGGGAATACCGGCTGAAATAAACCAGGCGCGACTCCGAAAAACCAGATCAGCGGGAGTCCCTCGTCCATGGCTCTGCGCAATGCCCGGTTGTCGGAAGCGTCGGCATCATCCCCCTGCCACTTGTAGCGCAGCATCCCGTCCAATCCGACTTCGTCCTCGTAAGGCCTTTCCTGGCCGGGGCGTCGAAAAGTTGTAGAGATCGATAGTGCTGCATCCAGCTGGCGAGGTTTCCAGATCCCCCGCTGTCTACTTTTCAACGGCAGCCTGGTACCTTCGAATTCAAAATCCTCCAGATCTAGATAGCCGATGGAATCCTGACCGTCATTGGTGCGGACGGCCAACCAGGAATGCGCTGCTCGTCGGAGACGAGAATCCAGCGAATCGGAGGGACCCTCCAAATATCGGAGAACATCGGCCTTGGGCACCCGAAATGCGCCACGGGCACCTCTGGCCGTGTCGAGGTACACGTTTGGAAATACGCCGCGCTGCACATAATCAGCCGCCGTGCTTTGGTGGCGGCCAATCATGACAGCCACTTCACTTGTGCTCAGGTGGGGCCCTGCGCTAACGGGAGCCTCGGGAAAGATGCGCTTCATGTCGCCAGGATAATCGGATTTAGCAGATGTGTAGTTAGCAACATATATCGGTCTCAGTTTCCCAACATGTGCGACGAGTGTTTTCCTGCAAACCAACGGCCAGTCTCCCGTGATTTTCGGAATTCGCCAATGTAGCCGAGCGTTGCTGATGTAACATCGACTCTCCACGAGCGCCTAATTGGACGATTGGGCAACAGGTCGCCATTTTGCTGAAGAATCTCGTACCATCCGTACCCGTCAGCGAGGAGGAATTGGGTGTGATTGGTGGTGGTAAGATCATGGCCACCTGCAAGCCGAACAGGGTGACGGCTTGGCCCAAGTAGGAGCCTCTGCAAATGGACGCTCAAGTGCAATGAGTCGGACCCCTCAAGTGACATCGCGCGCCATCTACGATTCGCGTCGACGGCAATATGAATGTCCGGACGCTCGAGCAAGAATTGCGAGGGATCGAAGGTGCCCATAATCTCGCCTCCACCGTCCACAGTTCTGACAGTTATTTTATTGGCCACGTCAGTAACTTGCGCGTTAAGTATCAGAGCGGCGGCATCTGCTCCATACAGGCGTTTCAGTCCGGCAAGAATCCCGTCATCCCCGGGCATTCCGGAATTGATCCATCGGGCCATGCCACGAGCGGGGTTGGCCCAAGCTAAGTGACCTAAGACGACGGCTGAGAGGGAAAACCAATAAGTGATGAAATCCGCATGAACCCCGGACCCCGCTGGATCGGACGGAGGTAGCCAATCCTCGTCGTGGGACCTTAGCGCTCTCCAGACCATCGGAAGCTCGTATTCAGAGTTTCGCAGCCCGCTTTCCCAACCCGCGTTAAAATCGGTCCACTGCCATCCATATTCGCTCAGCTCCCGTGCTGTGTGCACGGACCTGACCACCTGACCAAAGCGCGCGAGCAGCAGTTTCAACTGCTCAAAGAGCTCATGCCGTACCCTCACATCCGTCAGCGCAGAGCTACCTGTAAGAGCCAGCAAACGGTGAACGACGACGGCCGCGTCTGCAGATCTCACTTCTTGGTATCCGCACGCGGAATCTCTTTCCACTGGCAGGTACTCAGTAGCTGGATCTAATCCCAACGATTCACACATAAACCCGGCAAGCTGACTGGCGAGAAGGTGAGCCAAGGATTTCGGAACTCTTTCGGCAGCGTTACCCGCAACAAAATTCGCCAGTTTCTCCAGCTCGCCGAGCTTATAGATATCTGAGGGCTCCAAGAGGGCAATCCGAACTGCGATTTCGGACTCAAATTCTCGAGTTGGCATTTTTCCTTCACTTGCGAATTGTGGAGTTTGACCGAGTGTAGGCAGACCGGACGTATTGAAGACCAAGGCGCGCTACACGCTGTCCCGCACCCACAACCGCGAAGGCCTCCCCCGCGTCCCGTCGGACATCTGCCCCGTCCCCGCCAGTTTCGGCTCCATGAACCGCCGGAACGTGTCCCGCATCAGCGTCTGCCCGGCCACCGCCTCATGCAGCTCTCTTAGATCCTTCAATGTGAACGGTTCATCCAGCAGCGCTCCAGGGTCCGGCGCCTCGACATAAGCGGCCCGCAGCCACTCAACCGCCTTGGCCACGATGTCGGCATGCCCGTACGGCAGTCCGGCGATTACCTCCGGTTCCCCAGTCACGGAAGCCAGCCTGACGCCGTCGGACTTTAACGCTTCCTCTAAAGCCGCCAGCGGCACCACGTCCACGTGCGCCACCGACAACACCCAGCCGCGGTCATCGCGCCCCGGCTCGTCAAACACCTGCAGCTGCCGAGGCACCCGCCCTGAGATCCCTGCCTTCTCGCGCAAGCAGCGCAGCACCGCATCCGCCAGGGTTTCGCGTTCGCGCAGGAACGTTCCCGGGAGGGCCCACTTTCCGTGCTGATGATCCTCCGCGCGGCGCACCAGCAGCACGCACACGCTCCCGTCCGCGACGGTCAGCACCGCCGTGTCCACCGCCACCGACGGCCGCGGGTAGTCGAGCAGTGACGGGGCAGGGCTGTTCTTGGAATCCTTCACATCATTATTTATCGCAGTATTGCGCTAAATACGCAAGTGGTGCATACTGAAATCAATTAGCGCAAAAATGCATTAAATCAACCGGAGGTCACCATGAAAGTCCCGCAGCTCCACGTCGGCGCCGGCAGCAGGCTCGGCCCCCTCAGCATCTTTCCCGTCTGGACCTCCGGCTCCGGCAGCCTCGGAATCAGCACCGGTACCCACGCCGACGTCGCCGTCACCGAACTCGCCGGTGGCGCCCAGGTGGCCCGCCTCACCGTCACCAACAACGGCCCGAATCCCGCGCTGCTGCTGGAAGGCGAACTCCTGGAAGGCGGACAGCAGCACCGGACCTGCGCCCGCGACGTCGTCCTCGGCCCGGGCGAAACCCGCGACATCGACACCTTCTGCGTCGAGGCTGGCCGCTGGGAAGCCGGCCAGACCACCCACCGCCGGCAGGCCCGGCGCGCTCCCCTCAACGTCTGGTCCGAGCTGGCCAACGGCCCCGACGGCCAGCACGGCGGAAACCGCCAGGGCCGCATCTGGGAGCGGGTCAGCCGTTTCGACAACGCCCGGGGCGCTTCCGCGACCAGCTCCCTCCTCCAGCACATGGACTG
Protein-coding regions in this window:
- a CDS encoding ARPP-1 family domain-containing protein, with the protein product MKVPQLHVGAGSRLGPLSIFPVWTSGSGSLGISTGTHADVAVTELAGGAQVARLTVTNNGPNPALLLEGELLEGGQQHRTCARDVVLGPGETRDIDTFCVEAGRWEAGQTTHRRQARRAPLNVWSELANGPDGQHGGNRQGRIWERVSRFDNARGASATSSLLQHMDWFRDDKEERNRFSAADAPKPLEGQRGVVIGLGQQPLLLEVFGTSTLFLRHYRQLIESALLDLELLPPQALASGAMPGQRARDFAAHVQAMDFGTFDDGPAAVEVRDHGALRSRNVSRAAGAVTAAGIAVELPRRRPQLAHLTGWNTKHPLMEMA
- a CDS encoding HNH endonuclease, coding for MKRIFPEAPVSAGPHLSTSEVAVMIGRHQSTAADYVQRGVFPNVYLDTARGARGAFRVPKADVLRYLEGPSDSLDSRLRRAAHSWLAVRTNDGQDSIGYLDLEDFEFEGTRLPLKSRQRGIWKPRQLDAALSISTTFRRPGQERPYEDEVGLDGMLRYKWQGDDADASDNRALRRAMDEGLPLIWFFGVAPGLFQPVFPVFLMDEEVDKQQFVVDIDPQRAFLGGDADLDSPLEVDAIRRYGTRIARTRLHQRLFRSTVINAYGTRCAICNLRHKVLLDAAHIIPDSHDGGVPTVVNGMAMCKIHHAAFDSKILGVRPDLIVEIRTDILAEVDGPMLKYGLQERHGQPLMSVPPKRAERPSRSLLEAAYARFREA
- a CDS encoding DEAD/DEAH box helicase, encoding MGFDATPALDGLRGFQRRTVEHVFKRLYLDDQPADRFLVADETGLGKSMVARGVIAKAIERLDRSDSGVDRIDVVYVCSNADLAKQNLGRLNVTGQKDIIESGRLTLLPTELDKLNAPAAPGTRKRVNFISLTPGTSFNVSKAPGQARERGVLFRILEQLGAISPERRDDAVELLRSGAGVPGFSWEVKRLTELHPEGFVTSVCDKFSELATKSGHLAAFEAAMYDVLTDGTDDVRLRMSAIIGGLRGDLAQAGLDCLEPDLIILDEFQRFRDLLYSPGTAPDDEDPAAELARQFLNYKGAKLILLSATPYKAHTGANEADGDDHAADFRQLLRFLSSERAGYMESLETDLDDRRTQLLKQVPDEALTHRTEDGLKMFMSRTERPQLGKDDMLSVIEMAPTDVRAGDLTSYRSLSALFSATRAGSPMEYWKSVPMFAHFLTDYKVGRMLDGRIHCDREAVDPVLPALATIDADAYRRYGAVETDNAKFRAVRDHTVGQDWWKLLWMPPSLPYVEPSGAFAEVGPDVTKQLVFSAWNAAPTAITTLLSYEAERQILEGSALHGENSAEARKRFRGRLRFRVRVGEPQAMSTLALFIPHAALALAGDPLLSASMSGFVVPADVVRDAAAAAGSTLVGGIAVDPASRLGAWASYFSVPGALPAEWRSDAKLATRELRQLDEYTQQQGKTPDSGETDQEGGSEAGLYLAHIERMLEVAGGVPAGWEDGIEDLAVNSPANCLYRALRRVVPDEFDPAELWKAAVFAATGLRTLFNRLDATELLDKLYPEGDYWQKVLRYCEAGNLQAVLDEYVFQLRSQQAPGEITNEQLWALADDIRRSLSLKPAQMLAKYPDGSHEDLRMGVRFAVRYSNAKTDDGDSNRMPDVRRAFNSPFWPFVLASTSVGQEGIDFHWWAHSVIHWNVPGNPVDFEQREGRVHRYLGHAVRKNVADAHGAAVLKPGVMDPWETLFSVATSEIAARPEDSSTEFAPHWIHPGEHKIERRLLDHPLSRDVPRTNYMLAGLAKYRLTLGQARQDDLLGLIKDGAEIKPLNLRP
- a CDS encoding NUDIX hydrolase translates to MKDSKNSPAPSLLDYPRPSVAVDTAVLTVADGSVCVLLVRRAEDHQHGKWALPGTFLRERETLADAVLRCLREKAGISGRVPRQLQVFDEPGRDDRGWVLSVAHVDVVPLAALEEALKSDGVRLASVTGEPEVIAGLPYGHADIVAKAVEWLRAAYVEAPDPGALLDEPFTLKDLRELHEAVAGQTLMRDTFRRFMEPKLAGTGQMSDGTRGRPSRLWVRDSV